Proteins from a single region of Budorcas taxicolor isolate Tak-1 chromosome 11, Takin1.1, whole genome shotgun sequence:
- the SOWAHC gene encoding ankyrin repeat domain-containing protein SOWAHC, with protein MEGPAECRAQDRQAELEQPVGGALGGSPEQRASVRGRPKEPEDAAGNRADPFDPVEGTPSASLGRRPRGGPVGEGARPEALGDAPPTPRPGRTAPRDPAAGGSPQLRRGPGGADGAAAEEEGAGSLTLDPLEHAWMLSAADGRWDSLEGLLACEPGLLAKRDFITGFTCLHWAAKHGRQELLALLVRFAGQHRLPVNINARTSGGYTALHLAAMHGHVEVVKLLVGAYDADVDVRDYSGRKASQYLSPSTAEEIRTLVGALDEDEGESAVSSGGGRWRLSRVLPSHLISGRLSHALEDSGDHHHHLAEGLTAGKAKEPNRKASGSSSGRMKPRLNKIRFRTQIIHTTPSFRDPEQPLEEGEDEEEDRSLKGHSSSFKLRPKSNVFG; from the coding sequence ATGGAGGGACCCGCCGAGTGCAGGGCTCAGGATCGGCAGGCCGAGCTGGAGCAGCCGGTTGGGGGCGCCCTGGGCGGGTCGCCCGAACAGCGCGCCAGCGTCCGCGGCCGCCCCAAGGAGCCAGAGGACGCGGCGGGAAACCGCGCGGACCCCTTCGACCCTGTGGAAGGCACCCCGAGTGCGTCGCTCGGAAGGCGACCCCGCGGTGGCCCGGTGGGGGAAGGTGCGCGGCCCGAAGCGCTGGGCGATGCGCCCCCCACGCCGCGGCCGGGTCGCACCGCGCCCCGGGACCCAGCTGCAGGAGGCTCCCCTCAGCTGCGGCGCGGCCCCGGGGGCGCGGACGGCGCGGCGGCCGAGGAGGAGGGCGCGGGCTCGCTGACGCTGGACCCGCTGGAGCACGCGTGGATGCTGTCAGCCGCCGACGGCCgctgggacagcctggaggggctGCTGGCCTGTGAGCCTGGGCTGCTGGCCAAGCGCGACTTCATCACCGGTTTTACCTGCCTGCATTGGGCAGCCAAGCACGGCCGGCAGGAGCTGCTGGCCCTGCTGGTACGCTTCGCGGGCCAGCACCGGCTGCCGGTGAACATCAACGCGCGCACGAGCGGCGGCTACACCGCGCTGCATCTGGCGGCCATGCACGGGCACGTGGAGGTGGTGAAGTTGCTGGTCGGGGCCTACGACGCGGATGTGGACGTTCGCGATTACAGCGGCAGGAAAGCCTCGCAGTACCTGAGCCCGAGCACCGCCGAGGAGATCCGGACGCTGGTGGGAGCCCTGGACGAGGACGAAGGCGAGAGCGCGGTGAGCAGCGGGGGAGGGCGCTGGAGGCTCTCGAGGGTGCTGCCCTCGCACCTCATCTCTGGCAGGCTCTCCCACGCTCTGGAGGACAGCGGggaccatcaccaccacctggCCGAGGGGTTGACTGCTGGCAAAGCGAAGGAGCCGAATCGCAAAGCCTCAGGCAGCTCTAGTGGCCGGATGAAACCCAGACTCAACAAAATCCGCTTCCGAACCCAGATCATCCACACCACACCCTCTTTcagagacccagagcagcctctggaggagggggaggacgaAGAAGAGGACCGATCTCTTAAAGGCCACTCGTCCTCTTTCAAATTGAGACCCAAGTCCAATGTATTTgggtaa